From Salvia splendens isolate huo1 chromosome 16, SspV2, whole genome shotgun sequence, a single genomic window includes:
- the LOC121769795 gene encoding metal tolerance protein 1-like, with protein sequence MEAQSSVEGHLIEICTDVSSTERVSGGSKGCEGAACGFSDAKTSSKDAQERSASMRKLLIAVVLCVIFMSVEVAGGIKANSLAILTDAAHLLSDVASFAISLFSLWAAGWEATPRQSYGFFRIEILGALVSIQLIWLLTGILVYEAIVRLVQETGEVQGFLMFLVSAFGLLVNIIMAVLLGHDHGHGHGHGHGHDHGHGHGHDHVHASGHDHHGHEDHDHGSEDDHTHSHGVTVTRYDRSTQGNHKHDEHHHVHAVDTSEPLLIKSSEDSNKAEGGHKKERNINIQGAYLHVLGDSIQSVGVMIGGAIIWYKPEWKIIDLICTLLFSAIVLGTTIRMLRNILEVLMESTPREIDATSLEKGLCEMDEVVAIHELHIWAITVGKVLLACHVKVKPEADADMVLDKVIDYIKREYNISHVTIQIEREQAP encoded by the coding sequence AAAGTTCAGTGGAAGGGCATCTCATTGAGATTTGTACTGATGTATCATCTACGGAGAGGGTCTCTGGTGGAAGCAAGGGTTGTGAGGGTGCAGCATGTGGGTTCTCTGATGCCAAGACAAGCTCTAAGGATGCACAAGAACGTTCTGCCTCTATGAGGAAACTTTTGATTGCAGTTGTTTTATGTGTCATCTTTATGAGTGTGGAAGTAGCTGGGGGTATCAAAGCCAATAGTCTGGCAATATTGACTGACGCGGCTCATTTGTTATCAGATGTTGCTTCCTTTGCTATCTCTTTGTTCTCATTGTGGGCTGCGGGATGGGAAGCTACCCCACGCCAGTCATATGGATTTTTTAGGATAGAGATACTGGGGGCTCTGGTCTCAATTCAATTGATATGGCTTCTTACTGGGATCCTTGTCTATGAAGCTATTGTGCGACTTGTACAAGAGACAGGAGAAGTTCAAGGCTTTTTGATGTTTCTGGTGTCTGCTTTTGGACTGCTTGTAAATATTATCATGGCTGTCTTGCTGGGTCATGATCATGGACATGGACATGGACACGGGCATGGACATGATCACGGACATGGCCACGGACATGATCACGTGCACGCTTCAGGCCATGACCATCATGGACACGAGGATCATGACCATGGCTCAGAGGATGACCACACACACAGCCATGGAGTGACAGTCACCCGGTATGATCGTTCTACACAAGGGAATCACAAGCATGATGAACATCATCATGTACATGCCGTAGATACAAGCGAGCCTTTGCTAATCAAATCAAGTGAGGACAGTAATAAGGCGGAAGGTGGACACAAAAAGGAGCGCAACATAAATATTCAGGGTGCTTACCTTCATGTGCTTGGAGATTCCATACAAAGTGTTGGAGTTATGATTGGTGGAGCTATTATCTGGTATAAACCTGAGTGGAAAATTATCGATCTTATATGCACTCTCCTTTTCTCTGCAATTGTGTTGGGAACCACAATTAGGATGCTGCGCAATATTCTTGAGGTCCTCATGGAGAGCACTCCCAGAGAGATCGATGCCACAAGCCTTGAGAAAGGTCTTTGTGAGATGGATGAGGTTGTTGCAATCCATGAATTGCATATTTGGGCGATTACTGTGGGGAAAGTGTTATTAGCTTGCCATGTCAAAGTTAAACCTGAGGCCGATGCTGACATGGTTCTTGACAAAGTCATCGACTACATCAAGCGAGAATACAACATAAGTCATGTAACAATCCAGATAGAGCGAGAACAGGCCCCGTAA